The following coding sequences are from one Capsicum annuum cultivar UCD-10X-F1 chromosome 3, UCD10Xv1.1, whole genome shotgun sequence window:
- the LOC107863585 gene encoding uncharacterized protein LOC107863585: protein MGKIWIEVCLISARGLQRTSALWKLQWYAVGWIDPNKKYCSKIDSSGNANPVWKTKFSMLVDTSLQDLALHVEVYSREPIFLKEKLMGTATVVLKEFLDKYNKNSEVSKPTEEVGSFQLRKKNSNKPQGFVDVSIRISEEKEEPSSQPGDEGFKLADNSSGFNLALANGCKLASAYPQPQSLTPSQMPENQPQPYRQHAHPEPYPTNYSDPHAVGPSYQPPHTPPPPPPANVGYIPTFLPRTDNMPPSYLNMPQPGTSAARNAKLGFGMGVGAGALAAGAMIFGDDFMSGFDLPRGLQDPSLTISLDPPF, encoded by the exons ATGGGTAAAATCTGGATTGAAGTCTGCCTGATTTCCGCCAGGGGACTCCAGCGAACATCAGCTTTGTGGAAGCTTCAATGGTATGCTGTTGGATGGATTGATCCAAACAAGAAGTACTGTTCCAAGATTGATTCTTCAGGCAATGCAAATCCTGTTTGGAAAACCAAATTCTCAATGTTGGTTGATACTTCTCTCCAGGATTTGGCCCTCCATGTTGAAGTTTACAGTAGAGAGCccatttttcttaaagaaaaactcATGGGAACAGCTACTGTGGTTTTGAAAGAATTTCTGGACAAGTACAATAAGAACTCTGAGGTTTCAAAGCCAACTGAAGAAGTCGGGAGCTTTCAATTGCGGAAAAAGAACTCGAATAAACCTCAGGGATTTGTTGATGTTTCTATCAGAATTtcagaagaaaaggaagaacccAGTTCACAACCAG GTGATGAGGGATTTAAGCTTGCGGATAACAGCAGTGGCTTCAACTTGGCACTGGCTAATGGATGTAAACTTGCATCAGCATACCCACAGCCACAATCTTTAACCCCGTCTCAAATGCCAGAGAACCAACCACAGCCATATCGCCAACATGCACATCCAGAGCCATATCCTACAAATTATTCCGATCCACATGCAGTGGGACCAAGCTATCAGCCACCGCATACTCCTCCACCACCTCCACCTGCTAATGTTGGTTATATTCCAACTTTCCTCCCAAGAACAGACAACATGCCGCCTAGTTACTTAAACATGCCACAGCCTGGAACTTCAGCAGCACGTAATGCAAAACTTGGTTTTGGAATGGGAGTAGGTGCAGGGGCATTAGCAGCCGGTGCTATGATATTTGGAGATGATTTCATGTCTGGTTTTGATCTGCCTCGTGGTTTGCAGGATCCCTCGCTCACCATATCCCTTGATCCCCCTTTTTGA